The Pongo pygmaeus isolate AG05252 chromosome 20, NHGRI_mPonPyg2-v2.0_pri, whole genome shotgun sequence sequence gCAAGttcctcctgcttcctcctgCCTTGCGGGTTCCCACTGGCACCCCTGTTAGGCAGAGACTAATAGGAACCCAGCTGTTGAAGGAGAAATGTGGTTAGTAGAGTCTCAACCCAGGCATCACAGAGCCAGTGTCGTGGGGTGGAGTTTGGAGCTAAGAGACAGTAACTCAATATCTGGCATACAAGCTATTCTGGGTGTGGCATGGGCAAGCAATTGGTGATGGCCATTTAAGCAGAATCATGGCTGAGGAGGGCTCAGGGCAGCTGACACTGGGTTCTCTGTCCTCAGGAACCCTCCTTATGGACCTGGAGACCCCAGAGGAGATGCAGGCTCGGAGCCTGGGCAGGCCCATCAAATCCTCGTGAGTTGTCCCTGGCCCCCATGACCTCTATCCTCTGCTTCCCCAAATGTGACGGCAGCGAACCCTGACCTCAGAGGTCCCTGCCTGTTCGCTCTCTCCCTAGAAAGCAGTACCTGCGGCAGGTCATTGCAGAGTACGAGGCACTGGACCGAGAACTCCCATGCATCCGGAAGTTCCCCACACCACCAGCTGCCCAGCCCCTCTGCCTCTGTATGGAGACCTTGGTGAGTGGACCTGGGCCCTTATTTTCTGCACAGTTTTGGTGGGGTGGTGGGAAGGGCACAGGCTGAGAAGCAGTGTGGCCAGAGTTTAAATTCAGGCTCTTGGCTTATAAACTGTGGGCTTGGCACCAGGACAGTTTGCTGAAAACTGATTGTGAATTTGTCAAAGGGTCAGTCATGAAATCTACTGCTCATGTCAGAGGGGAGACCATCAGGCAAAGAaaggggaggctgaggggggcagggagggaggacaaAAGGAGTCCTACTAATCCACTTCGGTGAAGTTTACAAATATAACAAAAACTCAAGAAAAAGCCCATGTgtgtcgggtgcagtggctcaggcctgtaatcccagcacgttgggaggccgaggtgggtggatcccctgaggtcaggagtttgagactagcctggctaagatggtgaaaccccacctctattaaaaatacaaacattaggcaagtgtggtggcaggtggctggaatcccagctactggggaggctgaggcaggaaaatcgcttgaacctgggaggtggaggttgcagtgagccgagatcgtgccactgcactccagcctgggtgacagagtgagactctgtcaaaaaaagaaaaaaggaaggaagaaagaaagaaagaaggaaggaaggaagggaaagtaaaggaaaggaaggaaggaaggaaaggaaggaagggagggaaagaaagaggtcATGTTTTTGACAGATTCAGCAAACTGGTCATCCCTGCCTTCAATCAGAAGAGGTATATATTAGGGTCCCAGGCACTCAATAATTGACTGAGAAGAGCTGATGTCaatgagtgcttactgtgtgccaggcacaggccTCCAAGGTACCCTCTCAGCTAATCCGTGTAACTCTCCACCCTGCATACAGGGATTGCTGTCCTTGTTTTAGGGATCAGTCTCCACCCCATCACTCCACTTCTTTGTGGCTTTGAGCAAAGGACTCTCCAGCCTCCCCTCTCACCCCACTCAAGGAATGACTTTCTGGAAGTGACATCATTTTTCAGTGAAATAgtgaaaattttcatttcattgtagTTCCTCAGCAATTTTATGTGCTATGACAACTGTTATCACGCTTGACATGCTAATCACGTGATGCAAATGTCTTTAGTGATCAGTACATGTTTCTGAATGTTAGATTGACAAGACATCAAAACCCCTATGACCCTTATGTTTTGACTACTGAACATTCTTAAAATGCTAATACGAATATAAAAGGAAAGGTGTGTAACTTAAATCCTGGCAGAAATTTTCAAGAGCTTTTAGTCGCATCCATTGCAAATTGCTGGGAAAGTTTTTGGTAGATTCGTAAAGTTGGCTAAGTTGGTGAATCATTCAACCAACTGTTCATTGACTTTGGGGCAAATTGGTTTGGTGAGAATTGATTATTTTGGAGAATGACCTAGAGTGACAGTAGATGCTTTCCCATCTGAGAGATAATCTGTCGTCTCCTTTGACAATAGAGACAGTACCCTGGGATTAAGAGCGATCCTTGCCCCTCAAATGCCACCTGGAACTCTGTGGCAGGTTCTGCAGGTGGGGTCTAGGGTGGTGACTTCTGAACCCAAAATGAACCAGGAGGTCACGGGCTGAGGTTCTCTCTCCGACACCCGCAGCCCGAGGAGGATTTTACCCACCTGGAGGTGCTACAAGCCCTGGAGGCCCAGTTACCGGGGGCCATGGAGGGCGGGCGCGTGAGCAGCATCCGCTTTGAGAACATGAACGTCATCTGTGGGACCGCTGGCCGCCGGAACCGGTGAGTtagcggcgggggcggggcctggagCGAGCGGGAGGGGCGGGGCCCGGGGCGACCGGGTAAGAGCGTGGTTGGTTTTAGAGAGCTGAGGGACGTGGCCAAGAGTGAAAGCATGAAGGGGCGGGGCCCGGAGCGACTAGATAAGAGCGTGGTTGGTGTAAGGGTGCTGAGGGGCGGGCCCCGGAGCCACTAGATAAGAGCGTGGTTGGTGTAAGGGCGTTGTGAGGCGGGGCGACAGTGGAGTGACAGCGTGGGGGGCGGGGCCAGGAGGGACTAGATAAGAGCCAGATTGGTGCAGAGCCACTGAGGGGCGGGGCCAAGAGCGAGCTCGGTTGGAGGTAGGGTCCGGTGAGatcagagagaaggaaggatctCGAGTGAGTAGGGGCCCGAGTTTGAGTGACCCAGTAGTGACCGGGATAGGGGTCGGAGCCTGGAAAGGCAGCTGTGAGGGGGTGGAACAGActgagcacatagtaggtgtggGGCCAGGGGTGATACGGTGGGGACAGGCCTGGAGTGCCTAGGGTAGAGCGGAGCCTGCAGTCGCCAGTGGAGGGTCGGGCCTTGGAGCggtttgagatggagcctcaacAAACAGTGATTAGGACGCAGAACCAGGCTAAGAGAGCTTAAGGAGCCTAGAGCGACCCAGGCGAGAGGGCAGGGCTAGAGGGGAGTTTAGGGACGGAGCGACGGTCCCCTGGACCAGGGCCTGTAAACGACTCCAGGGACCAGGCAGGGACTCTTCGACGATCAAAGCCAGGGCTGAAACGACCTGCGAATTCCTTTTCCGTCCCCACCCCCCTTACAGGTGGCTCATCACGGTCACGGACTTCCAGACGCGCTCGCGCTTGCTGCGCTCCGGGCTCAGTCCCCGCGGGCTTGCGCACCAGATCGTGCGCCACGACGACCTCCTGCTGGGCGACTACCGCCTGCACCTGCGCCGCTCCCTGGTCCGGCGGCGCATGCTCGAGGCCCTGGGGGCGGAGCCGAACGAAGAGGCCTGACGCCCGGGCCGGCCCCGGCAGCGCTTGCGCACCGCCCCGCGGGCTGGGGCAACCCACCCGGAGCCCCGGAGGATAGGGGGCGTTGCCTTCCCAGGAAGGAGGCGGGTCCGGCTCGAGGGGGTGGATACTGTGAGTTTAATTATAAAGAATGACCTGGTACAAAAGCCATTTCTCTCTGCAAAATCTTGGTGGGGAGTCAGGGGAAGGGAGGTGATGGGGGGTAGGAATGAACCCCCATGTTATAATCCCGCCTCCCTAATCTTCCTCCAGTCCCTGTACGTGGACGCCTGGGTCCCAATCCCTTGAGGGATGAACTGAGGCCCGCGAAAGGGAAGACCTGGGCACCGGGGCTTTCAACGCGTGCCGAGCTCTGTCTCAGCGAGAATCAGACGTCCTCATCCgcccccctcctcttcccctcccacccccctTGGAAGACAATTCTCGGGcttttatttcaggtttttttctggatttttttgtgtgttctagggttgttttttttttttttttctgttttttatattttcttcttttgttattgttcctctttttgctttttctctcctctccaccccGCGCTGTCCCCGCATTCggtccctccccactccccaccccgacctctcctcccccccaccccctacACCCTCCCCAACCCCGCGGCACCCATCCAGAATGAACAAGCCCTTGATAGACGGGCGCCGCGCAGGCCCCCTGCGGACTGGGGGCATCCGACAAGGGGGAGGGGGCGGGTAGGGTCCAGCGCGGCCTCTGCCCTTCTCTTCAccacccctcccccctcccacgaCCCTCCCACGAGGTTCCCCGCAGATCCCTGACATGGTGAGGGGAGGGGGCAAGCCCCCTCCCCTCATGGACGGAGCGCACCCCCCTCTTGGGGGTAGGGGGCAGCAGAGGGGGAATGGGcttggggaaggagggggagctCCCTTCTTTGGCAGCTGAACATGGGGGGGGGACCTGAGGGCAATGCCCTCCCCCCTTTACCCACAGCAGGGGAGGGGGCTTTTCAGGGGTAGGGGTGGCTTGACATTCCCAAGCCCCGGGAATAAGCGGAGAGAGGAAGCGTGCGGGAAGGAACAGCCATGCTGGAGGGAGAGGGAGCTTCTTGGAGTGGACAGGTTAGGAGAGGGGAATCTTCGTGCAAAAGGGATGGACAGATGGCCCAGGAAAGACAGAAGAGGGAGGATGTGAGGAAGGGTGagggctggaggcagggagaggctCAAGTGTGGAAGCATGGTGAGCAGGAAGCCAGTGTGCATAGGGTCTTCTCTGACCAGGAAGAGAAAGAGCTTAAGGAGGTAAGAGAATCCGAATGAGAATGGCTGCAAGAGCTGCTTGTCAACAGGAATAAAAAATAAGCGTGTCAGGAAAAGAAATGACAGTTACAGCCCAAGAGTGCATGGAATGAGATGAGTGTGCAAAAGGAAAGAAGTGGTAGAGCTCTCATCCAGGTAGAAAAGACAAGATGCAGTGTGCAGCCACGTCCTGGTGTGCAAGAACATTATTAAAGGGGAGAAACAAGGCTTCCAGAGAGCATTGAAAatgctggggggggggggggcgcatGTGCAAAAGCAAGTGTGCAAGAGGgttcacaaaagaataaaaaatgcagAAGGGCAAAGATTCCAAACAGAAAGGGGCAAAGGAGTGGGAGCCTGGCAAAGAAGAAGAGAATGAGCATTTG is a genomic window containing:
- the C20H19orf81 gene encoding putative uncharacterized protein C19orf81 homolog isoform X1; this translates as MQPEVEPVCSPAMGSSTMHRKAGTLLMDLETPEEMQARSLGRPIKSSKQYLRQVIAEYEALDRELPCIRKFPTPPAAQPLCLCMETLPEEDFTHLEVLQALEAQLPGAMEGGRVSSIRFENMNVICGTAGRRNRWLITVTDFQTRSRLLRSGLSPRGLAHQIVRHDDLLLGDYRLHLRRSLVRRRMLEALGAEPNEEA
- the C20H19orf81 gene encoding putative uncharacterized protein C19orf81 homolog isoform X2, with translation MLGKLMETEEMEPRREGGRSRAEKSSKRVVETWGQRGGGRGAERWGQNEEGRWREKGGERDSRRQREIGGKTGKWERRDWGTQGVPEVRGTQISAWSQPSSSSVILPRGFKEEVEEAVAGRRSWGRWPSQSLSRHLPKTSFTHLPRMQPEVEPVCSPAMGSSTMHRKAGTLLMDLETPEEMQARSLGRPIKSSKQYLRQVIAEYEALDRELPCIRKFPTPPAAQPLCLCMETLPEEDFTHLEVLQALEAQLPGAMEGGRVSSIRFENMNVICGTAGRRNRWLITVTDFQTRSRLLRSGLSPRGLAHQIVRHDDLLLGDYRLHLRRSLVRRRMLEALGAEPNEEA
- the C20H19orf81 gene encoding putative uncharacterized protein C19orf81 homolog isoform X3, producing the protein MDLETPEEMQARSLGRPIKSSKQYLRQVIAEYEALDRELPCIRKFPTPPAAQPLCLCMETLPEEDFTHLEVLQALEAQLPGAMEGGRVSSIRFENMNVICGTAGRRNRWLITVTDFQTRSRLLRSGLSPRGLAHQIVRHDDLLLGDYRLHLRRSLVRRRMLEALGAEPNEEA